A region of the Mangifera indica cultivar Alphonso chromosome 10, CATAS_Mindica_2.1, whole genome shotgun sequence genome:
TGTTTAATCTAAACTGACTGTTAAGCTCATTTTTGTACCAACCTGAGCCACATCCATTGAAACTATCTCTGTCTGACCACCCTGATACAGCACTTTAATCGCCAAGTAATATGGTTTCCTGCTTGATTCTTCCACCCGAACTGCCAAATTCTTGTTTTTGTATTCACATGGAACCCTGGAGGAATATGAATTATTTGACAGACAGAACTAttggaaagaaaataatataagtagaAGTCGGGCTTCAAATTTGCTTACCTTTTGTATTCCACATCAACAAGTCCAAGTTTCAAAATGTCTTTGCCCTTTCCCTGGTTAGCCATGGCCATGAAAGCTCTACTGCTTAGAACAAAGTCTGTTTTGTTATCTTTGTTAAGATCAGTCAAAATAAATTTGGTTCCTTTGGTGCTACATAGATCTTTGTCCTTGCATCTCACCTGtcaaatattaagttgaaatctATATTAACGAAAAATATTCACCAATAAACAAAATGTGCATATAAATTTACCTGAAAACAAGCACCACAACCAGCTCCATCTTTGTAAAGAGAAGAAACACCAGCTGCAAGGTGTCCATTACTCATTTCTACTGCCATGGAACCATACCCACAAGCTCCCGCTGCACCAAAtcagttaaattaaaaaaaaaaaacaccaccAAAAGtctcatcaaaataaatatc
Encoded here:
- the LOC123227327 gene encoding expansin-like A1 isoform X2, translating into MAVEMSNGHLAAGVSSLYKDGAGCGACFQVRCKDKDLCSTKGTKFILTDLNKDNKTDFVLSSRAFMAMANQGKGKDILKLGLVDVEYKRVPCEYKNKNLAVRVEESSRKPYYLAIKVLYQGGQTEIVSMDVAQVASSNWGFMSRNYGAIWDTSRVPNGALQLRFVVTAGYDGKYIWAKNVLPADWKPGVVYDSGIQITDIAQEGCSQCDDGTW
- the LOC123227327 gene encoding expansin-like A1 isoform X1 codes for the protein MDFLLPLKMAFFLCFLFFILPSATACDRCVHQSKVAYFSDASALSSGACGYGSMAVEMSNGHLAAGVSSLYKDGAGCGACFQVRCKDKDLCSTKGTKFILTDLNKDNKTDFVLSSRAFMAMANQGKGKDILKLGLVDVEYKRVPCEYKNKNLAVRVEESSRKPYYLAIKVLYQGGQTEIVSMDVAQVASSNWGFMSRNYGAIWDTSRVPNGALQLRFVVTAGYDGKYIWAKNVLPADWKPGVVYDSGIQITDIAQEGCSQCDDGTW